TTTCTTCACCGGTTTAGCAACTCTTTTCTGGCAAGCAGCAAGATATTTCAAAGCTGAAGAAACATCTTTTCCGCGAATCATCTTCAACACCAGATTCACCTTTTGCGAACTCCCCTTCAAGCCGCGCAAACCTGCCGTTGCAGTACCTCTTTCTGTCGACATATTATCCTCTTCTCGCCTTTTTATCTGCCACGTGACCATAAAATGTACGTGTTAATGCAAACTCTCCGAACTTCTGACCAATCATTTCTTCCGTTACATATACAGGGATGAATTTTTGCCCATTATGCACGCCAAACGTTAACCCTACAAATTGAGGAACAATCGTGGAACGACGCGACCAAGTCCTGATGACATCTTTCCTACCCGAAGCGCGTACAGCCTGCGCTTTGGCAAGCAGATGGCGTTCTACAAAAGGCCCTTTCCAAACTGAACGTGACACTCTATTTGTTCTCCAATTTTAAAAACTACGCTCTACGCCTGATGATAAGCTTATCTGAAGGCTTACGACCACGCGTTCTCTTTCCTTTGGTTGACTTACCCCACGGTGTCACCGGGTGACGTCCACCCGAGCTTTTACCTTCACCACCACCATGAGGGTGGTCTATCGGGTTCATAGCAACACCACGGACACTCGGTCTGCGCCCCATCCAACGAGCTCGACCAGCTTTACCCAAATTGATATTTTTCTGGTCAGGATTGGATACAGCACCCACCGTAGCACAACATTCACTACGAACCATCCTCACCTCACCTGAAGCA
Above is a genomic segment from Pseudomonadota bacterium containing:
- the rpsS gene encoding 30S ribosomal protein S19, whose translation is MSRSVWKGPFVERHLLAKAQAVRASGRKDVIRTWSRRSTIVPQFVGLTFGVHNGQKFIPVYVTEEMIGQKFGEFALTRTFYGHVADKKARRG